AGTAAGATCCGGGCCGGGGGCACTGGGGCTTCAGGGGACATGGATCACTCCGGGGGGACGAGGGGCAGTTCCAGGGTAAAGGTACAGCCGGGGGGCGGGGTGTGGTTGGCGAAGGCAAGGCTGCCGCCCATGCCCTCAGCGAGCTTGCGGCTGATGCCAAGGCCGAGGCCCAGGCCCATCTGGCTACCGGCCGAGTGCTTGGTGCTGAAGCCGGTTTCGAAGACCTGTTCGCTGTACGCCTGGGGGATGCCCGGCCCATGGTCACTCACCTGGAAGAGGAGGCGGTCACCCCGGGCCTCTGCCCTGCAACTGACCTCGCCTCCCCGGGGTGAGGCTTCCAGAGCATTCTGGAGAAGATTGATGGCGACCTGGCGGAAGAGGTCGGGAGAGAGGGTCGCCCGGAGATCCGGGTCCGGAAGGACAGGCCGGAGGGTGACGCCGAGGCCGCGGGCCTTGGCGTCCAGAAGGGTCTGGATCTCCTGGATCAGCGGAGCCAGGGGGACCTCGCTGGGGGCGGCGCTGGCGGGCCGGTAGCATTCATACATCATCCGGACGATTCCGCTGATGCGGCGGATCTCCCCTTGGATCAGGGCCACATAGCGGTGGGCCGGGTGGGTGGGGGGCACGGCGGCGCCCACCAGGAGGAAGGCGTTCTGGATGCCCGCCAGGGGGCTGTTGATCTCATGGGCGACGTAGGCGGCCATCCGCCCCTTGGAAAGGATGCTCTCCATGGCGGTGGAAAGGGCCTCCACACGTTTGCGCTCGGAGGTGTCCCGGGCAATGGCCACGCCCTGCAGGATGCCGTCAGCTTCGATCAGCTGGGCGCGCAGTTCCACCGGCCGACGCATGCCTCCGCATGAGACAAGCTCCGTCTGCACCACCACATGGCCTTCCCGGAGGAAGCGGCTCCACTGTTCCGGAAAGTGCTCCAGCGCCTCTGGACTGGTGATGGCTGCGGGCGTGAGCCGCAGCAGGTCCTCCGGACTGTGTCCCAGCTGCTCGCAGGCCGCCCGGTTGGCAGCCAGGAAAACCCCGGGCAGGCCGTTCTGGCCGACCTGAAAGAGGAAGATTGCGTCACCACTGGATTCCATGAGCAGGCGGAAGCGGCTCTCGCTTTCCCGAAGGGCGTTCTCCCGGGCCTCCAGCCGATCTGCCGCCTCCCGGAAGGCACGGTCCAGTGCTTCCAGCTCCACAATCCCCTCCAGTGAGGCGGATCCTCGCGCCTCTTGGTAACGTCCCTCGGACAGAGCGATGCTGCGCTGGTGCAGACCCTCTAGAGGCGTGCTGATCCGCCGGAGCATGCTCCGCCGGATGCCGAAGCGCAGCACCAGCCAGAGGATGACTGAGACCAAGGTGCCAAGGACGGCCCCCAGCACATAGACCCGCCAGAATCGGGTGAGAGGGACCTCGTCTACGATCACCCAGCCCGTGCGCTGGATCCGGGTGCTGGTGCCCAGGAGCAGGCCGCCCTGGCCCCAGTAGATCCATGCATCCCCGGAGAGGTGGTGCCTGTCCGGGGGAAAAGCCGGCCCCAGGTTGCTGCGCTCCTGGACCAGGTGGAGCTCAGGGTGGGCGATGAGAGTGCCTTTCTGGTCCTTGATGAAGATGCGATCACTGCCACCCAGGAAGCGCATCCGCTCCAGGATCTCCAGCTGGAACATGCCCAGTCTGAGTTCACCCACCAGGGGGGCTCCATCCAGCCCCCGCAGGGCCAGCAGGACCACCGGCTCATTCTGCCCCAAGGCAAGGTAGGGGGGGGAGTAGGCCACGCCCTGCCCTGCGCCCAGCTCCCTTACGCCGGGGAGGCTGCCCAGGTCGAAACCCAGGAGGGCCGGGGGCTCTGGGGCATGGACCCGGACATGCCCGGTGCTGTCCAGGATGTAGAGCGAAGCGAAGTTGGGATTGGCCTGCAGGGTGCCCCGGACCAGGCGGGCCAGCTCCTGGGGACCCGCGCCGGCGGAGGCCTCCCGGAGGGTCTCCAGGGTCTGCTCCGCCTGCTCCAGGTGATAGTCCAGCAAGCGGGCCAGGGCTCGGGACTCCTGGGTCTGCTGCCGTGCCAGCTTGACGGCGTTGTAGCACCCCAGTCCCAGGGTGGTGCCCACTCCCAGCAGCAGGACCGGTAGGAAAAGCCGGTAGAAGACCAGACCCCGGATGAGGGTGGTGGCAGTCCGACCGGTCATGGGTGTCCGTCGGGGCTGATGGGCCCCTCCAAGGGGGCCAGAGTCACGAAGCGGCCTCCCCGCACAGCTGTCAGGTAGAAGGGGCGCTGCACATCCCCATATCGATCGAAGGTGATGGGTCCGGAGAGGCCGGGAAAATCGTGGATCGACAGAAGTGCCTCCTTTAGGCCCCTTGGCGAACCCTGGGTCCTGGCGAGGGCGGCAAGGAGAATGCCCGCGGACTCGTAGGCAAAGGCGGCACCGAAACTGGGCGGGTGCCCGAAGCGTCGCTCGAAGGCCTCCCGGAAGGCCTGCTCCCTGGGGTTCCTTGCATCAGGGGCATAGGACTGTTCCAGACGCATGCCCTCCACGGCATGCCCTCCCTGTTCCAGGAGAGTGAGGGTTTGGGCCCAGGCCCCCGCGAATAGCGGTACCGGCCAGCCCATGAGCCGGGTTCTCTGGGCGATCAGGGCTGCGTCGGCATCCGAGGCGATGATCAAGAGTCCCGCCACACCCTCGGACCGTAGCTGCTGGAGCAGATCGTTGAAATCTGGCCTGCTTCGGGAAGAGAAGGGCTTCTGCACGGCATTCCCCCGGCCAGGGCCCCGGTAGGCCTCCAGGAAGGTGGCGGCATAGGGTTGGGTGAAGGAGGCGTTGTCCAGGTCCCAGAGCACGCCCAGGCGGCCGCCGTGGTTCAGGCGCGTCACCTGACGGGCAAAGTGGCGTGCGCTTTCGGGGAAGGCCGGGTAAACCCTGAAGAAGTGGTCGTCCCTGCCACTCAGGGTCGGGCTGGAGCAGGTGGGGCCGAGAAGGACCATCCCCGCGGGTTCGGTGACGGCCATGGCCGCCTGGGTCTGGGTCGTGGTGCAGTGCCCGATGATGGCTACCACGTCCTGCCGTATGAGCTCCCGGTCTACCGCCGCAGCCCGCTCGGCCTGTCCGGCATCATCCTGCACCAGGAGCCTGAGGGGGCGTCCCCCGAGACCGCCCCGTCGGTTGGCCTCCTCGATGGCGAGCAGAGTCCCGTCCCGCTCCTGTCGTCCCAGCTCCGCCTGTTGTCCAGTGAGCTGGGCTGCGAACCCGATGCGGATCGGCTGGTGCTGCCAGGACCGCCCGGCCACCACCAGCCCTACGGCAAGGAGGAGGGACGCCCATATCCGGCCTCGTCTGAGCTTCCCTGTCACCCCCAACCCTGGTCCTCCCCGGTCTGTCTTGCTCTTCACGGTAGCGCATTGCAGGGTGTTCTCTCTCCGGCTGCACATGCCTGCCGCGACAGTCTTGATCGATTTTCTTTTTTAGGACATCCAAGGCTACGGGACTGTGGTATCTCCTTGAGCAGACCCCCATCCCGCAAACCCCACTTCACAGGAGGCACACGTGCCCAAGGCGGTACTCAGCAGTCCGGAGTTGAAAGAAAGAATCACGAAGGGGATCGGGGCGGCAGCGCAGAAGGGTCTGGCCATCATTCCCGAAGGCTTTCTCAGCCGTCTCGACGACAACGCCGATGAGCTCCGGGATCGCCTGATCTCGCTCATCTGGGAGCTGTCCGAGCGGGAGGCCTTCAAGGACCAGGAGGTGCCCACCGAAAGCGGGTATTTCTCCGGGTACAGCAAGCCCCCCAGCCTGCGGGAGCAGTACGGGAAGCTCCAGGAGCTCTTCGGAGCAGGGGTCGAGGCTCCCAACTGGGAACTGGTCAACCTGGTGGAGGAGGGGAAGACCTCCCCAGCCGGGGCTCTTGTGGAGGGAACCATCCTGATCCCCCACTGGAGCACGGTGGCGGCCTCCCACATCCAGGCCATCGAAAAGGCCCTCTCCCTGGTCAAGATCGCCTATGACGACAACTTCGTCGATGGGGTGGGCGCCTGCCTGACGGTGGAGTATCTCCACGAGAAGGAGCGCAAGACCCAGGCGGTGGAGAAGCTGATCCAGACCCAGAAGACCAAGTCCAACATCGTCTGGATGCAGTTCGGCCGGAACCACCGCGGCCGCAGCAACCTGCGCGCCAACGAGGTGATGGCCCAGTCTTACTTCGGTGAGTACGGCTTCGGCCTCTACGAGACCCTGGTGGGGCTCCTCCTCTGCCCGGACCGCCTGAGGGATCCCATGGATCTCTGGCTCAGCTGCGACGATGAGGTCAGCGTGGACGCCGTCGCCTTCGATGGCACCCATGTCCCCCACCTCAGCGTGTACGGCGGCAAGCTGCGGCTCGGGTACCGGCCCAACAAGGAGAAGAGCCCCCTCTTCGGGGTCTCGAGCTGGTTCCCGCCCCAGTGGACGCCCAAGCTCTGATCTTCACCCAGCCCCGGCGCTCTCACCGCCGCGGCTGGTTGGCCTTAGCCCCGGCGGTGCCCTCGACCCAGTTCAGGGCACCCCGGGGATAGAAGAGCGCCCGGAGAAGGGGCATGCTGCGGAACTGTCCCGAAGGGATTCGGAATCCTTCCTCCCCTGGGAGGAGCAGCCCCTCCTCAAAAGCGCGATGGAGCCTCGGCCCGAAGCGGGAGAGCAGATCCTCCCCGAAGACCCGATGGAAGCGGGTGGGGTCCAGTCTCCCGAAGCTCAGGGACAGGAGGATGTACTTGGCCATGCGCTCCTCGGCGGGCAGGCGGTAGCCCTCCTCCACCGGGAGCACCGCCCCTGCCATGACAGCCTTGGCCCAGCTTCCGGCGTCCTCCGGAGCAAACCACCAGTGCTCACCGTCCAGACTGGAGGCATAGTTGCCCAGGCCCAGATAGGGCAGACCATCCAGGAGTCTCGCTTCGAAGTAGGCCGAGGTCCCGGTCTCCCCGGGGTGTCTGGAAAAGGTCAGGGACCCATAAGGTGCCCGGTAGCCTGCCGCCGAGAGGCGCTCGAAGGCTTCGTCATACATCCGGCCATAGTGTTCTGGGGCCGGCGGGTGGTGGGTGGCCTGGAAGGCCCGGCCCTGCCCGCGGTAGAGGCAGTCATAGGTCGTGATGGCATCGGTGCCCAGGGTCAGGGCGGCCTCCAGATCCAGCCTCCAGTCCTCCAGGCTCTGCCCAGGCAGGCCGAAGATCAGGTCCACGTTCACCCGGCGGAATCCGGCCTTGCGGATGCTGGCGAGGGCCTCTGCCTCGAGGGCTCTCTGGCGCCTCCGGCCAATGCTCTCCAGGACCGCTGTCCGGGAGCTCTGTAGTCCCATGGAGATCCGTTCGGCCCCTCCCTGGCGGAGGATGCGGAGTTTGTCCTGAGCCATCGCCGCGATGCGGGGGGTGGTCTCGACGGATAGCCCCCCCGCATCCTCGAGGCGTGGGAGGAGGAGGCGGATCCCCTCGAAGAGCCGCTCCAGATCCGCCGGGTCGAGGCTGGTGGGGGTGCCTCCCCCGAGGTCGATCCCCGGGATGCGCACCTCTGGAGGCAGGGCGGCTGCGAGGGCCTGGATCTGGGCCACCAGGGCGCTCACGTAAGCAGAGCGGTCTGAGGCGCTTGAGCGGGTCTCCACGGCGAAGTTGCAGTAGCTGCAGCGTTGCTCGCAGAAGGGGACATGCAGGTAGACCAACTGGCGGGGGCTGGCCGGAACCGGTCTGGATAGCCCCGGCGCCCGGAAGTGTTCCCTGAAGTAGTCCCTGGAGGGGGGATACTGGATGGTGAAACGGTGGGGCCAGGCCCGGGCCAGGCGAAGAGCGGGGGGCTCAGACACGGGCCAGCTCCTCCCGGAGGATTCCGGCCACCTCCGCCACATCGGTCTCCGGCAGGGTCTGGTGGACCCCGACGAGAAAGGCGGAGCTGGACATGGCCCGGGCCCGGGGGAGCCCATCGTCCTCCAGGTGTCGGTAGGCCTCCTGGTCGGTGATGACCCCTCCGATGAGGTTGCGCAGTTCCACCCCGCGCCCGGCAAGGCGCAGGGCCACCTGCGCCATGCCACCCTTCCGCAGGGCGATGGGAAAGACAAAGGGGGAGCCGTTGCCTGCCGGGGCCTCCCAGACCCGGATGCCGGGCAGATCCGCCAGGGCCTGGTGGAGCAGGGCATAGTGCCGATGCCTGCGGGCCTCCTGTGCCTGCCAGGTGCGGAGCTGGAATCGCCCGAAGCAGGCATTGAGTTCCGACATCTCCAGGTTCAGTCCCTCCCGTACGTAGGAGAAGTGGTGGTGCATTCCGGCCGGGGCTGTGCAGCGCTCCGGCGCATAGTGGCAGGTGCAGACCCGCCCCCAATGGACGATGGACTCCACCCGGTCCCGCCACTCCGGATCCGGGGAGATGATCCCGCCGCCGCCGTAGCTGCTCAGGTGGTGGGGATGGTAGAAGCTCCAGGTGGTCAGGGTGCCTGATGCGTGGGCCGGGTGCCCCTCGATCCGCAGGTCCATGGTCTCGCAGGCGTCCTGGAGCACCAGCAGGCCATGCTCCCGGGCGATCTCCAGAATCGTGCCGAGCTGGGCGGGAAAGCCCAGAAAGTGGGTGAGGCACACCACCCGGGTGTCGGGGCGGATGGCCCGCCGGAAGGCCTCCGGATCCAGGGCGAAGCCTCCCTCCTCCGTGTCGACGACGCTCACCTCATAGCCTGCGAAGAGCAGGGCGGAGAGGGTGGTGGGGAAGGTGAAACCCGCCGTGATGGCGTGCCCCCCCTTGCCCGTCACCTCTGCCAGGGCCAGGGCGGCCCCCAGGTTGGCCGAGGAGCCGGAGTTCACCAGGGTCAGCTGGGCTGCCCCGAAGAGCTCCGAGAGCTCAAGGGCGAAGGCGTTGAGGTTGCCCCGGCTGGCATGGAGCTCCCGCTCCAGGAAGGCCCCGAAGCCTCGGTGGTCCGTGTGGCCCGTGCAGGGATAGCGGTATTTTCGGCTCATGCGGGTTCCCCCAGGAGGTCGAGGAAGCTGTCCAGGATGTGGAAGTGGTCCTCGAAGAACTGCTCCTCCATGTCCCGGAGGGCGCTGAGGGGGATCCAGTGGGCCTCTGCGGCGTCGTCCGCACCGCACACGGCAGGGCAGGTCTCTCCCCCGAGGCGGAAGAGGTGGGCATGGGTGATGGTCCGCCCTCGCTGGCTCCGC
The sequence above is drawn from the uncultured Holophaga sp. genome and encodes:
- a CDS encoding DegT/DnrJ/EryC1/StrS family aminotransferase, which translates into the protein MSRKYRYPCTGHTDHRGFGAFLERELHASRGNLNAFALELSELFGAAQLTLVNSGSSANLGAALALAEVTGKGGHAITAGFTFPTTLSALLFAGYEVSVVDTEEGGFALDPEAFRRAIRPDTRVVCLTHFLGFPAQLGTILEIAREHGLLVLQDACETMDLRIEGHPAHASGTLTTWSFYHPHHLSSYGGGGIISPDPEWRDRVESIVHWGRVCTCHYAPERCTAPAGMHHHFSYVREGLNLEMSELNACFGRFQLRTWQAQEARRHRHYALLHQALADLPGIRVWEAPAGNGSPFVFPIALRKGGMAQVALRLAGRGVELRNLIGGVITDQEAYRHLEDDGLPRARAMSSSAFLVGVHQTLPETDVAEVAGILREELARV
- a CDS encoding ABC transporter substrate-binding protein, whose amino-acid sequence is MTGKLRRGRIWASLLLAVGLVVAGRSWQHQPIRIGFAAQLTGQQAELGRQERDGTLLAIEEANRRGGLGGRPLRLLVQDDAGQAERAAAVDRELIRQDVVAIIGHCTTTQTQAAMAVTEPAGMVLLGPTCSSPTLSGRDDHFFRVYPAFPESARHFARQVTRLNHGGRLGVLWDLDNASFTQPYAATFLEAYRGPGRGNAVQKPFSSRSRPDFNDLLQQLRSEGVAGLLIIASDADAALIAQRTRLMGWPVPLFAGAWAQTLTLLEQGGHAVEGMRLEQSYAPDARNPREQAFREAFERRFGHPPSFGAAFAYESAGILLAALARTQGSPRGLKEALLSIHDFPGLSGPITFDRYGDVQRPFYLTAVRGGRFVTLAPLEGPISPDGHP
- a CDS encoding ATP-binding protein, whose translation is MTGRTATTLIRGLVFYRLFLPVLLLGVGTTLGLGCYNAVKLARQQTQESRALARLLDYHLEQAEQTLETLREASAGAGPQELARLVRGTLQANPNFASLYILDSTGHVRVHAPEPPALLGFDLGSLPGVRELGAGQGVAYSPPYLALGQNEPVVLLALRGLDGAPLVGELRLGMFQLEILERMRFLGGSDRIFIKDQKGTLIAHPELHLVQERSNLGPAFPPDRHHLSGDAWIYWGQGGLLLGTSTRIQRTGWVIVDEVPLTRFWRVYVLGAVLGTLVSVILWLVLRFGIRRSMLRRISTPLEGLHQRSIALSEGRYQEARGSASLEGIVELEALDRAFREAADRLEARENALRESESRFRLLMESSGDAIFLFQVGQNGLPGVFLAANRAACEQLGHSPEDLLRLTPAAITSPEALEHFPEQWSRFLREGHVVVQTELVSCGGMRRPVELRAQLIEADGILQGVAIARDTSERKRVEALSTAMESILSKGRMAAYVAHEINSPLAGIQNAFLLVGAAVPPTHPAHRYVALIQGEIRRISGIVRMMYECYRPASAAPSEVPLAPLIQEIQTLLDAKARGLGVTLRPVLPDPDLRATLSPDLFRQVAINLLQNALEASPRGGEVSCRAEARGDRLLFQVSDHGPGIPQAYSEQVFETGFSTKHSAGSQMGLGLGLGISRKLAEGMGGSLAFANHTPPPGCTFTLELPLVPPE
- a CDS encoding radical SAM protein, whose amino-acid sequence is MSEPPALRLARAWPHRFTIQYPPSRDYFREHFRAPGLSRPVPASPRQLVYLHVPFCEQRCSYCNFAVETRSSASDRSAYVSALVAQIQALAAALPPEVRIPGIDLGGGTPTSLDPADLERLFEGIRLLLPRLEDAGGLSVETTPRIAAMAQDKLRILRQGGAERISMGLQSSRTAVLESIGRRRQRALEAEALASIRKAGFRRVNVDLIFGLPGQSLEDWRLDLEAALTLGTDAITTYDCLYRGQGRAFQATHHPPAPEHYGRMYDEAFERLSAAGYRAPYGSLTFSRHPGETGTSAYFEARLLDGLPYLGLGNYASSLDGEHWWFAPEDAGSWAKAVMAGAVLPVEEGYRLPAEERMAKYILLSLSFGRLDPTRFHRVFGEDLLSRFGPRLHRAFEEGLLLPGEEGFRIPSGQFRSMPLLRALFYPRGALNWVEGTAGAKANQPRR